AtcagggtaaataaataaataagtaaataaaataaaataaatattcagaatttAAACACCTTACTTGTGCAAGATAGGCCCTGAGCATTTAGATGTTTATGTATTTTAACAGCAAAAGTAAGAATATTTCAAAAAGTATCTTTTGAATAGAGGAAATGACACTACATAGCCATGTCTTTACTAGCACACAGATATTTAAAATCTGAACTCAATGCAGCATTTAACAGTAAAAACAGAAACTTAATTGACTAAGCACAGAATTTTCCTGTCCTCTTTTAAGTTGTATGAGGGGGCCAACGAGTGAATTCCCAGGCATTAGGCTAATTAATGGGAAAACCCATTTTCCCTCTtagtttgctcccccccccaaagataggAAAATAGTACCCCTGCACATACATAAGAGAAGTTTTGAAATTTTTTTCATTGAGAAAATTGGAGAGTGAAGGTGTGCTGATAAGCACTCAGTGAAGGGATAAGTTGAAGGTGGGGGAGTGCTGCCTGTTTTAAGCCCCATCCCGAACATTATGGCCTTCCTACTGCAGTAGCAGTGCCAGGATGTGTGTTGTAGCCTTAATTTAATTACTCCTAATGttctaatttgtgtgtgtgtgtgtgtgtgtgtgtgtgtgtctgtctgtctgtctgtctgtctgtctgtctgtctgtctgtctgtctgtgtactTTCAGTGCACCTGCGAGTTAGACTATCTGGTGCTGAGGTCTACTTGGTTGTTTGTGATAACCACTAGGCAACGACAGATTTTCCTGGCTGGAAGTCTTGAAGCAATGGCTCTTTGCATTTTTTCCAAGAATCTCTGTGTTTGTATATATGAAAATGGACTTATGCACTGGTCGCTGAACTGGTCCAAACCTGAATAAAGGCACAGATCAGGACtctgtacaggagatctttcggaatccaaccatcagccattctcacgacatgcccaagccaacatagatgttgctgtttcagtaatgtatacatactaaaaattccagctcgttctaggactattctatttggaactttgtcctgccaggtgataccaaaattgcattggagacaatgcatatagaatgtgttcagcttcctctcctaccgtgcacaaagggtccaggattcactgcagtacaggagtgtactcaggacacaggctctatagacctggatcttggtatatgccatcagctacttattaagccgtactctctttgcgagtctagagaacatggtaactgctttgccaatgtgtttatccagcttgacatctagagagtgccagagatcgttgagctgaggtacacgaaatcatgaactacctccaattcttgtgtgaagatcgtaatagagggaggtgaatccatgcCCTGACCCATGACCGTGTTTTCCtcaggttgattgttaatccaaaatcttggcaggccttgctaaagcaattaatgagttgtgtggattctttcccataggagggcatgattcatgagttgttggaggtcttcagcagaatgggcaacaacagtcacatcatcagcgaagaggaagtcctgcatgcatttcagctgaactttggtcttctctctcaatctagagagattaaagaactttccatctgatctaattcggagatagacaccttatgttgcagttccaaaagcgtgcttcagcatgactgcAAAATAGATCCcaaacacagccctgtttcactctgctttggatatcaaagggatctgatgttgagccatcaaaaagtaCAGTGCCCTTCTTTTCCTtatgatgatgttaaagagtcaaggtggacatcaaatcttgggaagtattttaaaaaggtcgtccctgctaaccaaatcaaaggcctttgtaagatctatagAGGTCACAAAGactggctgtcgttgttccctacatttcttctgcaactgtctgagggaaaataccatgtcaatggtggacctattagcttgaaatccacactgattctggatagactctgtctgcaagtacctggagcttcttcagcacaacatgggcaagcagcttccttacAATGCTGaggagatgccacggtagttattgcagttgcccaatgtgacaatgtttgcatccttcatgtcctgtggtactccaccttccctccagcaaagacaaaagatttcatacattgagtggtgatgatctctttacaccagttcagcacttcaacagggatggtatccttcccaggtgccttgccagaggcaagggaatccaaggccacgtttatttctgaaatttaaatattaatttatacTTGTCTCTTTTTGAAATTTTGGGTGGAATAATAATGACTGCATAGCTACTTTCAACATTATCAGCAGCAGTTTTTTTAATCAAGAGTTTACTAATATAGAAAGAGTACATTAAATGCTCTATTTCCAATTAGCTCAAAGCAAAACGTGTTAAAATGTTACTAGCAGGTCCCAGCAACAACATGTATATTGGGTTAGTTAGAACCATTAGGACCAGAATCTGACTTCAAGAAAAGTCTCACCCATTCAAGCAATTGTGCTTCTGTgagtgcttgtttttgttttgttcagtaaGCTGTCCTTTGCATGAGCAGTCACACAGCTGGAGGATATGTGCCCACTTCTAGAACCAATGCATGGCCAGTTGCACAAAAGGGGACATGATTTGCCAATGGCCCTGACAGGATGAAGAGGATTCAGCCCTGCTTCTTTAAGGCTTGCCACTGTTCTTTcaatttcccttcctttctgctgCTGTAAGAGAACAGGAAAAGTGAGTTGCCTTCAGTAATCAATATATGGTCACTATATTCAGAACTGATGTAACAACAAGATGTGAAGGTGTGGAgaataagagtgtgccgtccgcagaagtaaaagtggaaaaagaggatgaaataaagagtcaacgagatagtggcgaaagtaaagaagaaaagggaaaggaaacagaagagaaagagggggaggtgaagatagaagtgtgtttggcagatgaagagtgggaggagtctgaagtgacagttggaggggggtataagaacgaggagggggtggtgtggttcagttcagtggtggaggcttatgagaggaagaagagggaagatagacagagagcttttgaaagggttcgctaccaggggttgttaagagattttccccatttaaaggaAGGTGGCTTGTTACCCGATCCGCCTACTGTGACTGAGACTTTCTTGCGTAAATTAGTAAAAGAGTGGAATGTGATTGTGGCGCCCAGAGAACTAGAGATCCAACGCGAACGAGCCTGGATGACAGCTGAGGAGCACGAAGGTCCCGACGAAAGAGGATGGTACCGACACAAGtgctgtgggaccatttgtgccatgaggagtctccctcctcctcagaagGAGCCGCGGGGATCTTGTGGGATCCACCGCCTGTAACTCCCTGGGAGTTTGACCAAAGTTTGAATGTTATTGAAAATGGCCTGTTGCCAAGTTTGAAACCGTTAAATCCCTTTAAAGATGTGCAGGTGGGAGAGGAAATGAATAAAAGTTCCAATATTAACGTTACACAGACTCAGTCCAACTTATTTTCCGCCGAAAACAAGgggctgcctgaaggaaaggacCGGCTTTCttgcagtggcgcccaacgtggggcagcCCCTAAGGCGGAGAATGAAGAGGTAGGCGAGTTACGTCGGACTATACAGCATCAAGCGAAATTATTAGAAAATTTAGCCGAGCAACAAACTTTATTAACAAGGCAGTTATGGCAGTTGAATTcaggagaggaaagggttaagAGCGAGTGGAAAGAGACAAGGAACCCCTGGGTAGCCAACCCAACTCCCATACGGATGCAGAAGATGAGTAATACAGACGACCCTGAGGCTTATTTACACACTTTTGAAAGAGTAGCCACAGCAGCGGGGTGGCCTAAAGAACAGTGGACATTGATTTTGATTCCATGCTTAACAGGAGTATTACAAGAAGTGATTGACACATTGTCTGTTCAAGAAGCCGCACAGTATGAAACAGTAAAAGGCGCCATTTTACAGACTTTGAACTTAACTGAAGAAGCTTATAGAAAAAAGTTCCGGGAGTTGAAATTCAAACCAGGGATGCATCCGCGCCCAATAAGCCAGCGTATGAAAGCCAACGTGATTAGATGGATCAAACCCGAAGATAAAACAAAGGACGAAATTATTGAGACAGTAGTGATGAAACATTTAATTTCTACATTATCTAACAACATGAGGAGCTGGGTTCAAAGAAATAGGCCGAAGAAGTTAGAAGAGGCGATTCACCTCATAGAGAATTATTGCGCGGCAGAAGAAGGAAGTAAAGAGTACACAGGCGGAAACTCCGACAAGGCACGCCCACCCGACAAGATGGCGACCGGAGGCAGCAACACACCACGTGGTCCGATGTCCTTCTCAGCGATCGGCAGAGGCAGACCCGCCAACTTCGAGCCGATGCGGCCTAAGCCAACCCGTCCCATCACATACGACCAGAGGTTGTTCGAGCCAGGCACAGGATTGAAGGAGGGCAAAGATGGCAAGCCCGTGTGTTTCGACTGTGGCCGCCCGGGCCATGTTTGGCGGCAATGCCCCGGGCTGGATTGTTCTTGGGTAGGCCAAAATAACGAACCAGTTAAATTGATGGGGTCCGAAAGAGAAGGTTGGGAGGTGATGGTTTTGGTTAACGGCCAAGAGAAAAGGGCATTAATAGATACTGGATGTAGTAAAACTTTGGTGCGTCATTTAGAAGGAAATGAAGTAGCAGATGAAGTGTCAGTGAGATGTATCCATGGTGATTCGAAAAAATATGCAACGGTCTGGGCTAATGTACAAATTGGGAACGATTGCCGGAGAATGAAAGTGGGGATAGCGCCGGGACTTTCAAGGGAAATGCTGCTGGGACGCGATTGGGAGGGGGCTAGTGAATTGTTAAATAGTAAAGAGGGTTTGGTTGGAGAATGCAAGCTAAATCAAATCGAAACTGATTTTGGAAAAGAAGTTTCTAGGGAACAAACGAGGATGTGGCAACAGGATGATCCTACGCTACAAGAGGTATTAAAGGAAGCACAACCTACAGGGACTATTGTTCAGGGGCAGGAGGGATTTGAATTGGAAGAGGGGTTATTATACCATGTGAATCGGGAAGGTGAAAAACAATTGGTGGTACCaatgaaatggagaaaagatGTGTTAAAGGTAGCCCATGACGTTCCTACTGCAGGTCATTTGGCTAATGAAAAAATGATAGCTCGAATATCTCAGAGGTTTTGGTGGCCGGGAATGCAAAAGGAAATACAACAATTCTGCAGAACTTGTAAAGAATGTCAAATGACCCAAACGAAACCCAGACCAGGAGCCCCTTTGGTGCCCATGCCCCTTGTAGATCATCCCTTTGATAGGATAGGAATTGACATAGTAGGACCCCTTACAAAGTCCGCAGGAGGACACACTCATATTTTAGTGTTAATTGATTATGCAACAAGATATCCAGAAGCTGTACCTTTGAGGTCAACTACAGCCAAAGTAATCGCGAGAGAACTAATGCAGGTGTTTACTCGGTTAGGTTTCCctaaagaaatattaacagaCCAAGGGAGTAATTTTATGAGTTTAAcattgaaagaaatgtggaaattgTTAGATGTAGATCCAGTACATACTTCCGTCTATCATCCTCAAACAAATGGATTGGTGGAGCGATTCAATAAGACCCTGAAAGGGATGTTACGGAAGTTAGTAATGGAAAAGCCTCGCAGATGGCACTTATTAGTGGCTCCTCTCATGTTTGCAGTTAGAGAAGTACCACAAGCATCCACTGGCTTTTCGCCATTTGAGATGATATATGGTTGGAACCCCCGAGGAATTTTggatttaataaaagaaaaatgggagagtgGGTCAGACAACTCACAAATCACAGTAAAACATGTCCTTGAGATGAGAGAACATTTAAGAAAGGTATCTGAAATATCAAAAGAACATTTAGGACAAGCACAAGCCGGGCAGAAAAGGAGATATGACTTAAGAGTTTCACCTAGATCATTCCAAACTGGTCAAAAAGTGTTGTTATTATTACCCGCCGAAAATGCCAAGTTGTTTGCACGATGGCAAGGGCCATACGAAGTAATTAGACAAGTAGGAAAGGTAGATTATGAAATTAAGACtccagataagaaaaagaagacaggaataTATCATGTGAACCTTTTAAAAGAGTGGCATGAAAGGGAGGCGTTATGGGCTGaagatatacagttgtgttcaaaattattcaacccccactgaaattgaatgttttggccattttgacattgattttgatcattcagtcatcttgcttacatttacatgaaagaggcacttgtaggtcagagaaatataaccttaagtttataatgaaataaccacaaatgtcttttttgtgctcacatcattattcgtttttattcaacccccaagtgacattcaatcttagtacttagtacaacatccttttacagttataacagcttttaaacgtgaagcatagcttgacacaagtgtcttgcagcgatctacgggtatcttcgcccattcttcatgggcaaaagcctccagttcagtcaaattcttaggcttgcgcacagcaactgctttctttaagtcccaccagaggttctcaatcggatttaagtctggtgactgcgatggccactccaaaatgttccagcctttcctctgcaaccatgctctagtggacttggaggtatgcttgggatcattgtcctgttgaaaggtccaacgtctcccaagcctcaggtgtgtgacggactgcatcacattttcatccaatatctcctggtactgaagagaattcatggtaccttgtacacgctgaagcttccctgtacctgcagaagcaaaacagccccaaagcattattgaccctccgccatgcttcacagtaggcaaggtgttcttttcgtcatatgccttgttcttcctcctccaaacatagcgttgatccatgggcccaaacagttctaattttgtttcatcagtccacagaacactatcccacaacttttgtggtttgcccacatgacttttggcatactgcagtcgactcttcttattcttgggagacagcctgggggttctggcatggagaccttcattacgcagtgtgcgccttattgtctgagctgaaacatctatacccacatctgacaaatcttttttcagttcctcagcagtcacacagggacttttcaccactctacgctttaggtagcgcacagcagtcgaagtcagcatcttctttcttccacgaccaggtagcatttcaacagtgccctttgccttgaatttgcgagtgatgcttcctatggtgtctcttggtatgtttaacttctttgcaatcttcttatagccattgcccttcctgtgaagacaaatcacctcttctcttgtcttcctggaccattctcttgacttcaccatgtttgtaaccacaccagtaaatgtctagaaggagctgagtatcacagtccttttaaagctgcctaattggtgcttattatgcttgattggtgctcggtgacatccacaggtgttttcaatacctgatcgaaaacacctgaatgaacctctcttcttcagagtggtagtctttaaggggttgaataattgtggcaatgaagaaaccacaaaagaaacatttactactgtattacataaacaattgatgttattttagttgcatttggttctttaaaacgtccttgtaggatttcattctgaatacaattccaaatgtacactatagtccctaaacccctttacagcattgggggttgaataattttgaacacaactgtagaagAAGATTTAGGACCTGAATCCTCAGAATATAGAACAGACCAGTCAGAAATCCCTTTAAGGGATTGTTTGAATTCTCAACAAGTGAGACAAATAAGGCAAATTGAGCAAGAatttaaagatgtattttctcCCAAACCAGGTATAACACAAATAGTCGAACACCGTATTAACACCAAAGAAGGAGTAGTTATACGTAGTGGAAGTAGGAGCTGGCCGTATCACATGAAAGAAGTAATCAACAAAGAGGTAGAAGAAATGTTAAAGTTAGGAATAATTGAACCTTCACACAGCCTGTGGAGAAGTTACCCTGTGGTAGTGCCTAAACCCGATGGAAAAATCCGGTTATGTATTGATTTCAGAAAATTAAATGAGGTGTCGAAATTtgacgcttaccccatgccccgCATAGAAGATCTATTAGAGAGACTAGGGGGCGCTATTTATCTTAGTTCATTAGATCTCACTAAAGGTTACTGGCAGATTCCGTTGAGGGCCGAGGATAAGGAAAAAACAGCTTTTGTGACCCCTAAGGGGTTATTTCAATTCCAAAAAATGCCATTCGGGTTGCATGGGGCTGGAGCCACTTTTCAACGATTAATGGACACAGTATTAGAACCAGTAGAAGGATTTGCGGGAGCATATATCGATGACATTCTCATTTTCAGCCCCACGTGGGATGAACATGTAAGACATATAAAGTCAGTATTGAGAGAATTAAGGAAAGCTGGAGTCACTGTAAACCCCTCTAAATGTAAAATAGCTCAAGAGAAAGTGAAGTTTCTGGGTCACGTAGTGAGTAAAGGAGAGATACAACCATCTGAAGAAAAGATTGACAAATTATCGGATTGGCGTATACCTAAAACCAAaaaagaagtacaacaattttTGGGTTTGGCAGGATATTATAGACAATTCGTGCCTAATTTTTCAGGAATTGCAGCCCCTTTAACTGATCTCACTAAGAAAAAGGTAAAGAAGTATATTAAttggggaaggaaagaacaagaagctttTGACAAGCTGCGGTCGATTTTAAATGAATTACCTAAGAGGTATGCACCTGATTTTTCCTTGCCATTTATTGTGCAAACAGATGCATCTGATAGAGGGATAGGAGCAGTTTTGGCGCAAGAAAGACAAGGTATTGAATATCCTGTTATGTATTTAAGTAAAAAACTAACACCTAGAGAACAGATGTATGCAACGATTGAAAAGGAGGCCTTAGCGGCTAAATGGGCCATTACAactttgaaatattatttattaggaATGCCTTTTATATTAGTAACCGACCATGccccattacaatggttaaacag
The Pogona vitticeps strain Pit_001003342236 chromosome 1, PviZW2.1, whole genome shotgun sequence genome window above contains:
- the LOC144586395 gene encoding uncharacterized protein LOC144586395 — protein: MVPTQVLWDHLCHEESPSSSEGAAGILWDPPPVTPWEFDQSLNVIENGLLPSLKPLNPFKDVQVGEEMNKSSNINVTQTQSNLFSAENKGLPEGKDRLSCSGAQRGAAPKAENEEVGELRRTIQHQAKLLENLAEQQTLLTRQLWQLNSGEERVKSEWKETRNPWVANPTPIRMQKMSNTDDPEAYLHTFERVATAAGWPKEQWTLILIPCLTGVLQEVIDTLSVQEAAQYETVKGAILQTLNLTEEAYRKKFRELKFKPGMHPRPISQRMKANVIRWIKPEDKTKDEIIETVVMKHLISTLSNNMRSWVQRNRPKKLEEAIHLIENYCAAEEGSKEYTGGNSDKARPPDKMATGGSNTPRGPMSFSAIGRGRPANFEPMRPKPTRPITYDQRLFEPGTGLKEGKDGKPVCFDCGRPGHVWRQCPGLDCSWVGQNNEPVKLMGSEREGWEVMVLVNGQEKRALIDTGCSKTLVRHLEGNEVADEVSVRCIHGDSKKYATVWANVQIGNDCRRMKVGIAPGLSREMLLGRDWEGASELLNSKEGLVGECKLNQIETDFGKEVSREQTRMWQQDDPTLQEVLKEAQPTGTIVQGQEGFELEEGLLYHVNREGEKQLVVPMKWRKDVLKVAHDVPTAGHLANEKMIARISQRFWWPGMQKEIQQFCRTCKECQMTQTKPRPGAPLVPMPLVDHPFDRIGIDIVGPLTKSAGGHTHILVLIDYATRYPEAVPLRSTTAKVIARELMQVFTRLGFPKEILTDQGSNFMSLTLKEMWKLLDVDPVHTSVYHPQTNGLVERFNKTLKGMLRKLVMEKPRRWHLLVAPLMFAVREVPQASTGFSPFEMIYGWNPRGILDLIKEKWESGSDNSQITVKHVLEMREHLRKVSEISKEHLGQAQAGQKRRYDLRVSPRSFQTGQKVLLLLPAENAKLFARWQGPYEVIRQVGKVDYEIKTPDKKKKTGIYHVNLLKEWHEREALWAEDIQLCSKLFNPH